In Perognathus longimembris pacificus isolate PPM17 chromosome 3, ASM2315922v1, whole genome shotgun sequence, a single window of DNA contains:
- the B3gat1 gene encoding galactosylgalactosylxylosylprotein 3-beta-glucuronosyltransferase 1 produces MGNEELWVQPALEMPKRRDILAIVLIVLPWTLLITVWHQSTLAPLLTVHKDEGSDPRREAPPGADPREYCMSDRDIVEVVRTEYVYTRPPPWSDTLPTIHVVTPTYSRPVQKAELTRMANTLLHVPNLHWLVVEDAPRRTPLTARLLRDTGLNYTHLHVETPRNYKLRGDARDPRIPRGTMQRNLALRWLRETFPRNSTQPGVVYFADDDNTYSLELFEEMRSTRRVSVWPVAFVGGLRYEAPRVNGAGKVVGWKTVFDPHRPFAIDMAGFAVNLRLILQRSQAYFKLRGVKGGYQESSLLRELVTLNDLEPKAANCTKILVWHTRTEKPVLVNEGKKGFTDPSVEI; encoded by the exons ATGG GTAATGAGGAACTGTGGGTGCAGCCAGCCTTGGAGATGCCGAAAAGACGGGACATCCTTGCGATCGTCCTCATCGTGCTGCCCTGGACACTGCTCATCACCGTCTGGCACCAGAGCACTCTCGCGCCTCTCCTCACGGTGCACAAGG ATGAGGGTAGTGATCCTCGACGTGAGGCACCGCCTGGCGCAGACCCCAGGGAGTACTGTATGTCCGACCGCGACATCGTGGAGGTGGTGCGCACAGAGTACGTTTACACCCGGCCGCCCCCGTGGTCCGACACACTGCCCACCATCCACGTGGTGACGCCCACCTACAGCCGCCCAGTGCAGAAGGCCGAGCTGACACGCATGGCCAACACGCTGCTGCACGTGCCCAACTTGCACTGGCTGGTGGTGGAGGACGCGCCACGCAGGACCCCGCTCACGGCGCGCCTGCTGCGCGACACAGGCCTCAACTACACTCACCTCCACGTGGAGACGCCCCGCAACTACAAGCTGCGAGGCGATGCCCGCGACCCGCGCATCCCCCGCGGCACCATGCAGCGCAACCTGGCCCTGCGCTGGCTGCGCGAGACCTTCCCGCGGAACTCCACGCAGCCGGGCGTGGTGTACTTCGCAGACGACGATAACACCTACAGTCTGGAACTATTTGAGGAG ATGCGCAGCACCAGGAGGGTATCCGTCTGGCCTGTGGCTTTTGTGGGTGGCCTTCGGTATGAGGCCCCACGGGTGAATGGGGCAGGGAAAGTGGTTGGCTGGAAGACGGTGTTCGATCCCCACCGACCATTTGCAATAGACATGGCTGGCTTTGCTGTCAACCTGAGGCTCATCCTGCAGCGAAGCCAGGCGTACTTCAAGCTGCGTGGAGTGAAGGGAGGCTACCAGGAAAGCAGCCTCCTTCGAGAACTCGTCACCCTCAATGACTTGGAACCCAAGGCAGCCAACTGCACCAAG ATCCTGGTCTGGCACACTCGGACGGAGAAGCCAGTGCTGGTGAATGAGGGGAAGAAGGGCTTCACTGATCCTTCGGTGGAGATCTGA
- the Glb1l2 gene encoding beta-galactosidase-1-like protein 2: MTTWSLRRRPSRTFGLLLLVILSFLVLRRLDWSTLIPPWLRHRQLGLQAKGQNFMLEDSTFWIFGGSIHYFRVPKEYWRDRLLKMRACGLNTVTTYVPWNLHEPERGKFDFSGNLDLEAFILMAAEVGLWVILRPGPYICSEIDLGGLPSWLLQDPSMKLRTTYRGFTEAVDLYFDHLMSRVVPLQYKRGGPIIAVQVENEYGSYNQDPAYMPYIKKALENRGIIELLFTSDNKDGLMKGVVQGVLATINLQSQNELQLLTTFLLSVQGIQPKMVTEYWTGWFDSWGGPHNILDSSEVLETVSAIIDAGSSINLYMFHGGTNFGFINGAMHFHEYKSDVTSYDYDAVLTEAGDYTAKYSKLRDFFGSFSGAPLPPPPELLPKMSYEPVMPSFYLSLWDALKYMGEPIKSENPINMENLPVNDGNGQAFGYILYETTITSPGVLSGVAYDRGQVFVNTVSVGFLDYKTKKIFIPLVQGYTVLRILVENRGRVNYGSNIDDQRKGLLGNLYLNDSPLKNFRIYSLDMKKDFFQRLDINKWDTLPQTPTYPAFFLGGLSVGLSPSDTFLKMEGWEKGVVFINGQNLGRYWNIGPQETLYLPGVWLSKGINQVIIFEEMKAGPVVQSTDTPNLGRNQYVH; the protein is encoded by the exons GTTGGACTGGAGCACTCTCATTCCTCCATGGCTCCGGCATCGGCAGTTGGGGCTGCAGGCCAAAGGGCAGAACTTCATGCTGGAGGACTCCACTTTCTGGATCTTCGGGGGCTCCATACACTATTTCCGTGTACCTAAGGAATACTGGAGGGACCGCCTGCTTAAGATGAGAGCCTGTGGCTTGAATACTGTCACCAC TTATGTCCCCTGGAACCTCCATGAGCCAGAAAGAGGCAAATTTGACTTCTCTGGGAACCTGGACTTGGA GGCTTTTATCCTGATGGCTGCAGAGGTTGGGCTGTGGGTGATTCTTCGACCAGGCCCCTACATCTGCAGTGAGATCGACCTCGGGGGCTTGCCCAG CTGGCTACTCCAAGATCCTAGCATGAAGCTGAGAACAACTTACAGGGGTTTCACCGAAGCAGTAGACCTCTACTTTGATCACCTCATGTCCAGGGTAGTCCCACTCCAG TACAAGCGTGGAGGACCCATCATTGCGGTGCAAGTGGAGAATGAATATGGTTCCTATAACCAAGACCCTGCCTACATGCCTTACATCAAGAAG GCCTTGGAGAACCGTGGTATCATAGAGCTGCTCTTCACGTCAGACAACAAGGACGGCCTGATGAAGGGAGTGGTCCAGGGAG tgCTGGCCACCATCAACTTACAGTCACAAAACGAGCTACAGTTACTAACAACCTTTCTCTTAAGCGTGCAG GGGATTCAGCCCAAAATGGTGACCGAGTACTGGACGGGATGGTTCGACTCATGGGGAGGCCCGCACAATATCCTGGACTCCTCCG AGGTTTTAGAGACAGTGTCTGCCATTATCGATGCCGGCTCCTCCATCAACCTCTACATGTTCCACGGAGGCACCAATTTTGGCTTTATCAATGGAGCCATGCATTTTCATGAATATAAGTCTGACGTCACCAGCTATG ACTATGATGCTGTGTTAACAGAGGCCGGAGATTACACTGCAAAGTACTCCAAGCTTCGAGACTTCTTTGGCTCCTTCTCAG GTgcccctctgcctcctccaccAGAACTTCTTCCCAAGATGTCCTATGAGCCAGTGATGCCCTCTTTCTACTTGTCCCTGTGGGATGCCCTTAAATACATGGGGGAG CCAATCAAGTCTGAAAACCCGATCAACATGGAGAACCTGCCAGTAAATGATGGGAATGGACAGGCCTTTGGGTACATTCTGTATGAGACCACCATCACCTCACCTGGTGTCCTCAGCGGTGTTGCGTATGATCGGGGGCAG GTATTTGTGAACACTGTGTCTGTTGGATTCTTGGACTATAAAACGAAGAAGATTTTTATCCCCTTGGTTCAG GGTTACACCGTGCTGAGGATCTTGGTGGAGAATCGTGGGCGAGTCAACTATGGGAGCAATATTGATGATCAGCGCAAAG GCTTACTTGGAAATCTCTATCTGAACGATTCTCCCCTGAAGAATTTCAGAATCTACAGCCTGGATATGAAAAAGGACTTCTTTCAGAG GTTGGACATCAACAAATGGGACACTCTCCCACAAACTCCTACCTACCCCGCGTTCTTCTTAGGTGGCTTGTCGGTTGGCCTTTCCCCTTCTGACACGTtcctgaagatggag ggctgggagaagggggtTGTATTCATTAATGGCCAAAACCTTGGACGTTACTGGAACATCGGACCCCAGGAAACCCTCTACCTCCCAGGTGTCTGGCTGAGCAAAGGAATCAACCAG GTCATCATTTTTGAGGAGATGAAGGCAGGACCTGTGGTCCAGTCTACTGACAcccccaacctgggcaggaaccaGTATGTTCACTGA